The following proteins are co-located in the Agromyces laixinhei genome:
- a CDS encoding alpha/beta fold hydrolase has translation MTTVLLHGLGADRRQPLDLFTPAVHAAVGGDELIVAPDIRAHGGFLSVGSPADFRFDRLAAELAASVREAIDEAGAPQPEASGPLMIMGISLGAALALRIALDGLLPIERAVFVRPSFSDRSLPEHLRVFPVIGQILAEAGPAGIGEFRERSIFEQVAAVSPAGARGLLTQFTAPDAARRAMRLVEIPRNRAFDHDAELTALEGRGIRSLVIGAPRDPVHPYALAERWAAALKAPLVELPPRDDGLPVQTALLREGIARWLQHTRA, from the coding sequence ATGACGACCGTTCTGCTGCACGGGCTCGGCGCCGATCGACGCCAGCCGCTCGATCTCTTCACGCCCGCCGTGCACGCCGCGGTCGGCGGCGACGAGCTCATCGTCGCGCCCGACATCCGCGCCCACGGGGGGTTCCTGTCGGTCGGCTCGCCCGCGGACTTCCGATTCGACCGGCTCGCGGCCGAGCTCGCCGCGTCGGTGCGCGAGGCGATCGACGAGGCGGGCGCACCGCAGCCCGAGGCATCCGGCCCGCTCATGATCATGGGCATCTCGCTCGGCGCCGCGCTCGCACTGCGCATCGCGCTCGACGGGCTGCTGCCCATCGAACGCGCCGTCTTCGTGCGCCCGTCGTTCAGCGATCGCTCGCTGCCGGAGCACCTCCGCGTCTTCCCGGTGATCGGGCAGATCCTCGCCGAGGCAGGTCCGGCGGGCATCGGCGAGTTCCGCGAGCGGTCGATCTTCGAGCAGGTCGCCGCGGTCTCACCTGCGGGAGCTCGCGGGCTCCTGACCCAGTTCACGGCGCCGGATGCCGCGCGGCGCGCGATGCGGCTCGTCGAGATCCCGCGCAACCGCGCGTTCGACCACGACGCCGAGCTCACGGCACTCGAGGGCCGCGGCATCCGTTCGCTCGTGATCGGGGCGCCGCGCGACCCCGTGCACCCGTACGCGCTCGCCGAGCGCTGGGCCGCCGCCCTGAAGGCGCCGCTCGTCGAGCTGCCGCCCCGTGACGACGGGTTGCCGGTGCAGACGGCGCTGCTGCGCGAGGGCATCGCGCGCTGGTTGCAGCACACCCGCGCCTGA